The following coding sequences lie in one Prochlorococcus marinus XMU1412 genomic window:
- a CDS encoding fatty acid desaturase has protein sequence MSKINFSGLKGQALVIEDKDIPSIKEFQDIIPDHFFKCNTKTSLRYLLQSALIQSLVVAIGLSIPFTPKMIPIWIIYALLSGTTAMGFWVIAHECGHGAFSKNKTLESITGYLLHSLLLVPYFSWQRSHAVHHRFTNNITNGETHVPLVIKGNGVTEKVGGEKELHFSNSLGKKNYGILQLVLHLIFGWPAYLLTGSTGGVKYGTSNHFWPIKPFSKALWPSIWAKKVWISDIGVGLTLLGTVYLVLKCGIFPVIALYFGPLLVVNCWLVVYTWLHHTDSDVPHLSNTEFSFMRGAFLSIDRPYGKVLNFLHHNIGSSHVVHHVCPTIPHYHAKKATVLIKKAFKKAYLFNPDPIHKALWNIACNCVAVKSDIKRGRYIWQSSYKMVD, from the coding sequence TTGAGTAAAATAAATTTTTCAGGTCTTAAAGGCCAAGCGCTTGTAATAGAGGATAAAGATATTCCAAGCATAAAAGAATTTCAGGATATTATTCCAGATCACTTCTTTAAGTGCAATACCAAAACTTCATTGAGGTATCTTTTACAATCAGCTTTAATTCAATCATTAGTAGTTGCGATAGGGTTATCTATACCATTTACCCCCAAAATGATCCCAATTTGGATTATTTATGCATTACTATCAGGTACCACTGCAATGGGATTTTGGGTAATTGCCCATGAATGTGGACATGGAGCATTCTCTAAAAACAAGACATTAGAATCTATAACTGGTTATTTACTACATTCATTACTTCTAGTGCCTTATTTTTCTTGGCAGCGTTCTCATGCAGTTCATCATAGATTCACAAATAACATAACCAATGGAGAAACTCACGTACCTTTAGTAATTAAAGGGAATGGAGTAACAGAAAAAGTTGGCGGAGAAAAAGAATTACATTTTTCAAATTCCTTAGGTAAGAAAAATTATGGAATTCTTCAACTTGTTTTACATCTAATATTTGGCTGGCCTGCTTATTTACTTACGGGAAGTACAGGAGGTGTTAAATATGGAACTTCAAATCATTTTTGGCCAATTAAACCATTTTCTAAAGCATTATGGCCATCAATATGGGCCAAGAAGGTTTGGATATCGGATATTGGTGTAGGTTTGACATTGTTAGGAACTGTTTATTTAGTTCTAAAGTGTGGAATATTTCCAGTAATTGCTCTATATTTTGGTCCTTTATTAGTGGTTAATTGTTGGCTAGTAGTTTATACATGGCTTCATCATACAGATTCTGATGTACCTCATCTCTCAAATACGGAATTTTCCTTTATGAGAGGTGCATTTCTCTCTATTGACAGGCCTTACGGTAAAGTCCTTAATTTTCTTCACCATAATATAGGTTCTAGCCATGTCGTTCATCACGTATGTCCAACGATCCCTCATTATCATGCAAAAAAGGCAACTGTCTTAATTAAAAAAGCCTTTAAAAAAGCATATCTTTTTAATCCCGATCCAATACACAAAGCACTATGGAATATTGCTTGCAATTGCGTTGCTGTTAAGTCAGATATCAAGAGAGGAAGATATATATGGCAATCTTCGTACAAAATGGTGGATTAA
- a CDS encoding DUF938 domain-containing protein, whose product MDNRLFFSATQRNRDCIGDVLSRIIKKGSVLEIASGSGEHGVFFQKRFPGIIWQTSDPELVHRKSISSWIEYEDLTKKMPQPLEIDVEKVPWKIPLILANSLQGIVSINMIHVAKWSCTVALFRESRKLLNKGQFLILYGPFKICGKHTSESNYFFDNSLKMQNDLWGIKNLEEVCDESKKNGFSQEDIISMPANNFSIIYRKVS is encoded by the coding sequence TTGGATAATAGACTTTTTTTTTCGGCAACTCAAAGAAATAGAGACTGCATTGGTGATGTACTATCCAGAATTATAAAAAAAGGTTCAGTATTGGAAATCGCGAGTGGTAGTGGTGAACATGGAGTGTTTTTTCAAAAACGATTCCCTGGAATAATTTGGCAAACAAGTGACCCAGAGTTAGTGCATAGAAAAAGTATAAGTTCTTGGATTGAGTATGAAGACTTAACTAAGAAAATGCCCCAGCCTCTTGAGATTGATGTAGAAAAAGTTCCTTGGAAAATTCCATTGATATTAGCTAATTCTTTGCAAGGAATAGTCTCTATAAATATGATTCATGTAGCAAAGTGGTCTTGTACTGTAGCACTCTTTAGAGAGTCAAGAAAATTACTCAATAAGGGACAATTTTTGATTTTGTATGGGCCATTTAAAATTTGTGGAAAGCATACAAGTGAAAGTAATTATTTTTTCGATAATTCATTAAAAATGCAAAATGATCTTTGGGGTATTAAAAATCTTGAGGAAGTTTGTGATGAGAGTAAGAAAAATGGTTTTTCTCAAGAGGATATTATTAGTATGCCTGCAAATAATTTTTCAATAATTTACAGAAAAGTTTCTTGA
- a CDS encoding high light inducible protein: MTPEAERFNGWAAMLGFVAAVGAYVTTGQIIPGWF; the protein is encoded by the coding sequence ATGACTCCAGAAGCAGAACGTTTTAATGGTTGGGCAGCAATGTTAGGTTTCGTTGCAGCAGTTGGTGCGTATGTCACAACCGGTCAGATCATTCCAGGTTGGTTCTAA
- a CDS encoding high light inducible protein: protein MKNNESKLVEKEKIVAEKLNGRFAMLGFVALVGAYLTTGQIIPGFI, encoded by the coding sequence ATGAAAAATAACGAATCAAAATTAGTTGAAAAAGAAAAAATCGTTGCTGAAAAGCTTAACGGTAGATTCGCAATGTTAGGTTTTGTTGCTCTTGTGGGAGCATATTTAACTACAGGTCAAATCATTCCTGGTTTTATCTAA
- a CDS encoding high light inducible protein: protein MTKSGVTTESGGRQNMFPSETRPYIDETVSYDGYPQNAEKVNGRWAMVGFVALLGAYVTTGQIIPGVF from the coding sequence ATGACAAAATCAGGAGTTACAACAGAATCAGGTGGAAGACAGAATATGTTCCCATCAGAAACTAGGCCTTATATTGATGAAACTGTTTCTTACGATGGATATCCTCAAAATGCAGAAAAAGTAAATGGAAGATGGGCTATGGTTGGTTTCGTTGCACTATTGGGAGCCTATGTCACAACCGGTCAGATCATTCCAGGAGTTTTTTAG
- a CDS encoding LptF/LptG family permease — MKLSNQSLIKKTINKIISPWYLLPLLDRWVLGQIIPPMIFAISAFTVISLSVGVMFDLIRKIVEFGLPLFLALKVLFFSLPSFLVLSFPMAVLLSTLLAYGKLSSNSELLALKSLGIKTSRIISPAIALSIFMTGLTFYFNDNLVPASNRLAETTLRAGIGSSFSAEQGKDNIMFSRYGSRISASNKKPTKTNTYLTHIFYASWYENNIMEGVTVLDFSREDFQQILKAKNGLFDKKSSSWIFSDGNIVSIDPSGQTTNIQFKEYTYPFVEGPMELAKVPKDANEMTLKQAIQAEKIYEKTGNLKEVRRIKVRIQEKFTLPFACLVFGLIGSSLGSKSNLRSSKSQGFGLSVILILIYYVMSFLFSSFGVKGILSPIFAAWLPVLISLGGGIYLLRKSSSF; from the coding sequence TTGAAACTTTCAAATCAATCACTAATTAAAAAAACTATTAATAAAATAATTTCTCCTTGGTATTTACTTCCCTTACTAGATAGATGGGTATTAGGTCAAATAATCCCTCCCATGATATTTGCAATTTCTGCTTTTACAGTTATTTCATTATCAGTTGGGGTAATGTTTGATCTTATAAGGAAAATAGTTGAATTTGGTTTACCTTTATTCTTAGCTTTAAAAGTTCTTTTTTTTAGTTTACCCAGTTTTTTAGTCTTATCATTCCCTATGGCAGTTTTACTTTCAACATTATTAGCCTACGGAAAATTATCAAGCAATTCTGAATTGTTGGCATTGAAATCTTTGGGTATAAAAACTTCAAGAATCATTTCTCCAGCTATTGCTCTTTCAATATTTATGACAGGGTTAACTTTTTACTTTAATGATAATTTGGTTCCTGCGAGTAATAGATTAGCTGAAACAACATTAAGAGCAGGCATAGGAAGTTCTTTTAGCGCCGAACAAGGAAAAGATAATATTATGTTTTCAAGATATGGATCTAGGATAAGTGCATCAAATAAAAAACCTACAAAAACAAATACTTATCTTACTCATATATTTTATGCTTCATGGTATGAAAACAATATTATGGAGGGAGTTACAGTTTTAGATTTTTCGAGAGAAGATTTTCAACAAATCTTAAAGGCAAAGAATGGATTATTTGACAAAAAAAGTTCTTCTTGGATATTTTCTGACGGGAATATTGTATCAATTGATCCAAGCGGACAAACTACAAATATTCAATTTAAAGAATATACATATCCATTTGTTGAAGGTCCCATGGAGCTAGCAAAGGTGCCTAAAGATGCAAATGAAATGACTTTAAAGCAGGCTATACAAGCAGAGAAGATTTATGAAAAAACTGGAAACTTGAAGGAGGTAAGAAGAATTAAAGTCCGCATTCAAGAAAAATTCACTCTGCCTTTTGCATGCTTGGTCTTTGGTTTAATAGGAAGCAGTCTGGGATCTAAATCTAATTTAAGATCTTCAAAAAGTCAGGGATTTGGGTTGAGCGTAATTCTTATATTAATTTATTATGTTATGTCATTTTTATTTAGTTCGTTCGGAGTAAAAGGTATTTTATCTCCAATTTTTGCTGCATGGTTACCTGTCTTAATTTCTCTTGGAGGTGGAATTTATTTATTAAGAAAATCAAGTTCTTTCTAA
- a CDS encoding DUF1543 domain-containing protein — protein sequence MKILKNNFLYLVVLGGRAEKANIELHDVRWVVGSKIEDSFDTLRKDWFGSSKGLHIDSYKKIQYVDGHKINLKNIEKYKIGKKQLVKKNNAKKYLWFVNIGGYNPTSMMEKHEFGLVIASNKLEAKNIAKSKWLIGCKKKHKDDLASLEMLISFDDCEQIKKIGNWEIELTPDNNFIQENNYPDWYGYQKIDEK from the coding sequence GTGAAAATATTAAAAAATAATTTTCTTTATTTGGTTGTACTTGGAGGTAGAGCAGAAAAAGCCAATATTGAACTACATGATGTTAGATGGGTTGTTGGATCTAAAATTGAAGACTCATTCGATACTTTAAGAAAGGATTGGTTTGGATCCTCAAAAGGTTTGCATATTGATAGCTATAAAAAAATACAATATGTGGATGGTCATAAGATTAATTTAAAAAATATTGAAAAGTATAAAATAGGAAAAAAGCAATTAGTAAAAAAAAATAATGCCAAAAAATATTTATGGTTTGTCAATATTGGAGGCTATAATCCAACTTCTATGATGGAAAAACATGAGTTTGGATTAGTTATAGCTTCTAATAAATTAGAGGCAAAAAATATAGCTAAGTCTAAATGGCTTATTGGGTGTAAAAAAAAGCATAAAGATGATCTTGCTTCTTTAGAAATGTTAATTAGTTTCGATGATTGTGAACAAATAAAAAAGATAGGTAATTGGGAAATAGAATTAACTCCAGATAATAACTTTATTCAAGAAAACAACTATCCTGATTGGTATGGTTATCAAAAAATAGACGAGAAATAA
- a CDS encoding carbon storage regulator CsrA, with product MFKKFLLTSFLLLSSLITIYPSKKENTNFLDYCYSLEKIISRNTVEKNKNLSKNFRSLAKHFAIYGTQKTKGTFANKIIDQYKNSKKLFIITFVPNKIYCLAGYWIEEVSPGKFESIFYQNTKRKINEYKNTKKEVDEFIKGINLEYKSIKKEINDFF from the coding sequence ATGTTTAAAAAATTTCTTTTAACTTCTTTTTTACTTTTAAGTTCCCTAATAACTATATATCCTTCAAAAAAAGAAAATACTAATTTTTTGGATTATTGTTATTCTTTAGAAAAAATAATTTCTAGAAATACAGTAGAAAAAAATAAAAATTTATCTAAGAATTTTAGATCTTTAGCAAAACACTTTGCTATATATGGGACTCAAAAAACTAAAGGCACTTTCGCTAATAAGATAATTGATCAATATAAAAATTCCAAAAAATTATTTATTATTACTTTTGTTCCAAACAAAATTTATTGTTTAGCAGGATATTGGATTGAGGAGGTAAGTCCAGGAAAATTTGAATCAATTTTCTATCAGAATACCAAACGAAAAATAAATGAATATAAGAATACTAAAAAAGAAGTAGATGAATTTATTAAAGGAATTAATTTAGAATATAAATCTATAAAAAAAGAAATTAATGATTTTTTTTAG
- a CDS encoding DoxX family protein, whose product MKISLLKNKRIKSFLDFFSRVSISAIFISAIPGKINDFETTVEYISSKGIPQPISSILLVGAIICLILGSGFFIFGEKQKIGSVFLLLFLIPTTIIFHVFPFHQRAVFINLGLIGGLIISAIREAK is encoded by the coding sequence ATGAAAATTTCTTTATTGAAAAATAAACGGATAAAATCTTTTTTAGATTTTTTTTCAAGAGTATCAATTTCAGCAATATTTATCTCAGCCATACCAGGTAAAATAAATGATTTTGAAACAACAGTTGAATATATCTCTTCAAAAGGCATTCCTCAACCAATTTCATCTATTCTTCTAGTGGGAGCCATTATATGTCTTATCTTGGGTTCTGGATTTTTTATATTTGGAGAAAAACAAAAAATCGGTTCGGTCTTTTTATTACTATTTCTTATTCCAACAACAATAATTTTTCATGTATTTCCATTCCATCAAAGAGCAGTATTTATTAATCTCGGATTGATAGGTGGATTAATTATTTCTGCAATAAGGGAAGCAAAATAA